From the Streptomyces sp. KMM 9044 genome, one window contains:
- a CDS encoding dihydrofolate reductase family protein gives MPHPYVLLSAAVSLDGYLDDTGPERLLLSGPEDFDRVDEVRASADAILVGAGTIRADNPRLLVNAPERRAARTAGGRPAYPLKVTVSGSGDLDPAARFWHTGGAKVLYTTGKGAERARAHGLAADVVPLGAELDWRRLLTHLYDVYGVRRLMVEGGGLIHTQLLTQGLADELQLVLAPLFVGDPDAARLFGPGTYQGGRLRLLETRPIGDVVLMRYEPTAPGAGPLPVAADHHWLALACERARRCPPSKTAFSVGAVVVAADGTELARGHSREGGDPVVHAEEAALARIDPADPRLTTATMYSSLEPCARRASRPVSCARLILDAGVRRVVTAWREPDTFVTGADGSGVLTAEGALVVVLPEHEEAAEAPNGHLIGG, from the coding sequence ATGCCGCACCCGTACGTCCTGCTGTCCGCCGCCGTCTCGCTCGACGGGTATCTCGACGACACCGGTCCCGAGCGGCTGCTGCTGTCCGGCCCGGAGGACTTCGACCGGGTCGACGAGGTACGGGCGTCGGCGGACGCGATCCTGGTCGGTGCCGGCACGATCCGGGCCGACAACCCCCGGCTGCTGGTCAACGCGCCCGAGCGGCGTGCCGCCCGGACCGCCGGGGGCAGGCCCGCCTACCCGCTGAAGGTCACCGTCAGTGGCTCGGGCGACCTGGACCCGGCGGCGCGGTTCTGGCACACCGGTGGCGCGAAGGTCCTCTACACGACCGGCAAGGGCGCCGAACGCGCCCGCGCCCACGGTCTCGCCGCCGACGTCGTGCCACTCGGCGCCGAGCTCGACTGGCGCCGCCTTCTGACGCACCTGTACGACGTGTACGGCGTACGGCGGCTCATGGTCGAGGGCGGCGGCCTGATCCACACCCAGCTCCTCACCCAGGGTCTCGCCGACGAGCTCCAACTGGTCCTCGCCCCGCTCTTCGTCGGCGACCCGGACGCCGCCCGCCTCTTCGGGCCCGGGACCTACCAGGGCGGCCGGCTGCGACTGCTGGAGACCCGGCCGATCGGCGACGTCGTCCTCATGCGCTACGAGCCCACCGCCCCCGGCGCCGGCCCGCTCCCCGTCGCCGCCGACCACCACTGGCTGGCTCTCGCCTGTGAACGGGCAAGGCGGTGCCCGCCCTCGAAGACGGCGTTCAGCGTGGGCGCGGTGGTCGTCGCGGCCGACGGCACCGAGCTGGCACGGGGCCATTCCCGCGAGGGCGGCGATCCGGTGGTGCACGCCGAGGAGGCCGCCCTCGCCAGGATCGACCCTGCGGACCCGCGGCTCACGACCGCCACCATGTACTCCAGTCTGGAACCCTGCGCCCGCCGCGCCTCCCGCCCGGTGTCCTGTGCCCGGCTGATCCTGGACGCGGGGGTACGGCGGGTGGTCACCGCGTGGCGGGAGCCGGACACCTTCGTGACGGGCGCCGACGGCAGCGGGGTGCTGACCGCGGAGGGCGCCCTGGTCGTCGTTCTGCCGGAGCACGAGGAGGCCGCCGAGGCGCCGAACGGCCATCTGATCGGCGGGTGA
- a CDS encoding M23 family metallopeptidase, with product MASNRPAPEAPFTPSRRDSDTFGYGGIRADEGPFEEWNPTEESVRPVRGRHRVGKQRGGGLARSSTVLGVGVIAAVAGGGMASAQTGKPPVSISVPDLPSVGSLISDEETPEGSATPLSSIGAVADEAEQGSASDAGEVLRARIMAQVEQQQSQAEDKAAAEAAAKAEKEAEEKAAAAKKEAEEKAAAAKKEAEEEAAKKAEAERLAELARQYTLPTSSYTISSTFGQAGAYWSSGQHTGLDLAAPTGTLLKAVHTGTITSAGWDGSYGYKTVLTLDDGTEIWYAHQSSISVSVGQQVNTGDVIGRVGATGNVTGAHLHMEVHPAGSASGIDPMAWMQSKGLTV from the coding sequence GTGGCGTCCAACCGGCCTGCCCCCGAGGCCCCCTTCACGCCGAGCCGGCGCGACAGCGACACCTTCGGCTACGGCGGCATCCGCGCCGACGAGGGCCCCTTCGAGGAGTGGAACCCCACCGAGGAGTCCGTTCGTCCCGTGCGCGGCCGGCATCGTGTCGGCAAGCAGCGCGGCGGAGGCCTCGCCCGTAGCTCCACCGTTCTGGGCGTCGGTGTCATAGCCGCTGTCGCCGGTGGCGGCATGGCCAGCGCCCAGACCGGCAAGCCGCCGGTCTCCATCTCCGTGCCGGACCTTCCCTCTGTTGGTTCCCTCATCTCCGACGAGGAAACCCCTGAGGGCTCCGCCACCCCGCTCAGCAGCATCGGTGCGGTCGCCGACGAGGCCGAGCAGGGCAGTGCCTCCGACGCCGGCGAGGTGCTGCGCGCCCGGATCATGGCGCAGGTCGAGCAACAGCAGAGCCAGGCCGAGGACAAGGCCGCCGCCGAGGCCGCCGCGAAGGCGGAGAAGGAGGCCGAGGAGAAGGCCGCCGCCGCGAAGAAGGAGGCCGAGGAGAAGGCCGCCGCCGCGAAGAAGGAGGCGGAGGAGGAGGCCGCGAAGAAGGCCGAGGCCGAGCGTCTCGCCGAACTGGCCAGGCAGTACACGCTGCCCACCTCCTCGTACACCATCTCCTCGACCTTCGGTCAGGCCGGCGCCTACTGGTCCTCCGGCCAGCACACGGGCCTGGATCTCGCCGCCCCCACCGGCACCCTGCTCAAGGCCGTCCACACCGGCACGATCACCTCCGCCGGCTGGGACGGCTCGTACGGCTACAAGACCGTGCTGACCCTCGACGACGGCACCGAGATCTGGTACGCCCACCAGTCCTCCATCAGTGTCAGTGTCGGCCAGCAGGTCAACACCGGCGATGTGATCGGCCGCGTCGGCGCCACCGGCAACGTGACCGGGGCCCACCTCCACATGGAGGTGCACCCGGCCGGTTCCG
- a CDS encoding NAD(P)/FAD-dependent oxidoreductase, which translates to MTENTHVVVIGGGYAGVMAANRLTRRDDVAVTLINPRPDFVERIRLHQLVGGSHDAVVDYRDVLADGVRLVVDTVTRIDTAGRGVALATGGTVGYDHLIYAVGSGNAGPAVPGAAEFAYPIATLEAAKRLRPVITAAPATAAVTVVGAGPTGIETAAELAEAGRAVTLVCGEVLGPYLHPRGRRSVARRLAALGATVLEGPDARVTAVTRDTVRLGDGRELPSEVTVWTTGFAVPDLAARSGLSTDAVGRLLTDETLTCVDDARIVAAGDSASPSNLPLRMSCQAAMPLGARAADTVLSRIAGEQPSPLNQVFAGQCISLGRRDGIFQFAHRYDVAMWLHIDGRPGAKLKELGFKGIVKHLSDEARRPGSYKLHRVPGGPRRRQLLETGPGRTPASRQNEPA; encoded by the coding sequence ATGACTGAGAACACCCATGTGGTCGTGATCGGCGGCGGATACGCCGGCGTCATGGCGGCCAATCGCCTGACGCGGCGCGACGACGTAGCAGTGACCCTGATCAACCCGCGCCCGGACTTCGTCGAACGGATCCGCCTGCACCAGCTGGTGGGCGGGTCCCACGACGCGGTCGTCGACTACCGGGACGTCCTGGCCGACGGCGTCCGGCTGGTGGTCGACACCGTGACCCGGATCGACACCGCCGGGCGCGGCGTGGCGTTGGCGACCGGCGGCACGGTCGGCTACGACCACCTGATCTACGCGGTGGGCAGCGGCAACGCCGGCCCGGCTGTGCCCGGAGCGGCCGAGTTCGCGTACCCGATCGCCACCCTGGAGGCGGCAAAGCGGCTGCGGCCGGTCATCACCGCCGCTCCCGCGACGGCCGCGGTGACGGTGGTCGGGGCCGGTCCGACCGGCATCGAGACCGCCGCCGAACTGGCGGAGGCCGGCCGCGCCGTGACCCTGGTGTGCGGTGAGGTACTCGGCCCCTACTTGCACCCTCGGGGCCGGCGGTCGGTGGCCCGGCGGCTGGCGGCACTCGGGGCGACCGTACTCGAAGGCCCGGACGCGAGGGTGACGGCGGTGACGCGCGACACCGTACGGCTCGGCGACGGCCGGGAGCTGCCGAGCGAGGTGACCGTCTGGACCACCGGATTCGCCGTACCGGACCTGGCAGCCCGCAGCGGGCTGAGCACCGACGCCGTGGGCCGACTGCTCACCGACGAGACCCTGACGTGCGTGGACGACGCGCGCATCGTCGCGGCCGGGGACTCGGCGTCACCGTCGAACCTGCCGCTGCGGATGAGCTGCCAGGCCGCGATGCCGCTGGGCGCACGGGCGGCCGACACGGTGCTGAGCCGTATCGCGGGAGAGCAGCCGTCCCCCCTCAACCAGGTGTTCGCCGGCCAGTGCATCAGCCTGGGCCGACGCGACGGCATCTTCCAGTTCGCCCACAGGTACGACGTCGCGATGTGGCTCCACATCGACGGCCGCCCCGGCGCGAAGCTCAAGGAGCTCGGGTTCAAGGGGATCGTGAAGCACCTGTCCGACGAGGCACGCAGGCCCGGCTCGTACAAGCTGCACCGCGTCCCGGGAGGCCCCAGGCGCCGGCAACTGCTGGAGACCGGGCCCGGCAGGACACCGGCCTCACGCCAGAACGAACCCGCCTGA
- a CDS encoding LuxR C-terminal-related transcriptional regulator, with the protein MPLFWRIFLLNAVVLIVATVLLLGPVTVSTPVLLTEAFVLTVGLAAMLGANVLLLRVGLAPLQRVTRAMSTTDLLRSGPRPEVTGRGEIAELISTYNTMLDRLEDERAASSARALSAQEDERRRTAQELHDEVGQSLTAVLLQLERVADRDLVEACRATMRGEPFLCPGAVNALIRNYLELARDGRNLPAKAITDREEEILKLVAEGNTSQQIADLLVISPKTVERHRAILPAKLDLKDRLELTRYAIRVGLIEP; encoded by the coding sequence GTGCCACTGTTCTGGCGGATCTTCCTGCTGAACGCTGTCGTGCTGATCGTGGCCACCGTCCTGCTGCTCGGACCGGTCACCGTCTCCACTCCGGTCCTGCTCACCGAGGCGTTCGTGCTCACCGTGGGACTGGCCGCCATGCTCGGTGCGAACGTGCTGCTGCTGCGCGTCGGCCTCGCCCCGCTCCAGCGCGTCACCCGCGCCATGTCCACCACCGATCTGCTCCGCTCCGGACCGCGCCCCGAGGTCACCGGGCGCGGGGAGATCGCCGAGCTGATCAGTACGTACAACACGATGCTCGACCGGCTCGAGGACGAACGCGCCGCGAGCAGCGCCCGCGCGCTGTCCGCGCAGGAGGACGAACGCCGCCGGACCGCCCAGGAGCTGCACGACGAGGTCGGCCAGAGCCTCACCGCCGTCCTGCTCCAGCTCGAGCGGGTCGCCGACCGCGACCTGGTGGAAGCCTGCCGGGCCACCATGCGAGGCGAGCCGTTCCTCTGCCCGGGCGCCGTCAACGCCCTCATCCGCAACTACCTCGAGCTCGCCCGGGACGGCCGGAACCTGCCCGCCAAGGCCATCACCGACCGCGAGGAGGAGATCCTCAAGCTGGTCGCCGAGGGGAACACCTCGCAGCAGATCGCCGACCTCCTCGTCATCAGCCCCAAGACCGTGGAGCGCCACCGCGCGATCCTGCCGGCCAAACTCGACCTGAAGGACCGGCTGGAACTCACCCGGTACGCCATCCGGGTGGGACTGATCGAACCCTGA
- a CDS encoding cation:proton antiporter has translation MHDTTTMLIELGAIILALGLLGRLAGRVGFSPIPLYLLAGLAFGHGGILPLQASEEFVATGAEIGVILLLLMLGLEYSASSLVTTLKTQYPSGAVDFVLNAAPGAVTALLLGWGPVAAVALAGVTWISSSGVIAKVLGDLGRTGNRETPVILCVLVMEDLAMAVYLPVLAALLTGASLAGGSITLLISLGTVGAVFYVALRHGRIISRAVSSDNPEMLLLAVLGLTLLVAGVAQHLQVSAAVGAFLVGIALSEEVAEGAHGLLSPLRDLFAAVFFVFFGLHTDPSAIPPVLLPALALAVVTMLTKIATGWWAARRAGIPSKGRWRTGGALVARGEFSIVIAGLAVGTEPRIGPLATAYVLLLVVLGPLSARWTEPLATRLTRRRSPDTPQTTPADRSEPAHASG, from the coding sequence GTGCACGACACCACCACCATGCTCATCGAACTCGGAGCGATCATCCTCGCCCTCGGGCTGTTGGGCCGTCTCGCCGGACGGGTGGGCTTCTCCCCCATACCTCTCTATCTCCTCGCGGGGCTCGCCTTCGGCCACGGCGGCATCCTGCCCCTGCAGGCCAGCGAGGAGTTCGTCGCCACGGGCGCCGAGATCGGTGTCATCCTGCTGCTGCTGATGCTCGGGCTGGAGTACAGCGCGTCGAGCCTCGTCACCACCCTCAAGACCCAGTACCCCTCGGGCGCCGTCGACTTCGTCCTCAACGCCGCCCCCGGCGCCGTCACCGCGCTGCTCCTGGGCTGGGGGCCGGTCGCCGCCGTCGCCCTCGCCGGAGTCACCTGGATCTCCTCCTCCGGGGTCATCGCCAAGGTGCTCGGCGACCTCGGGCGCACGGGCAACCGTGAGACGCCGGTCATCCTGTGCGTCCTGGTCATGGAAGACCTCGCCATGGCCGTCTACCTCCCGGTCCTCGCCGCCCTGCTGACCGGGGCGAGTCTCGCGGGCGGCAGCATCACCCTGCTGATCTCCCTGGGAACCGTCGGCGCCGTCTTCTACGTCGCCCTGCGCCACGGACGCATCATCAGCCGCGCGGTCTCCTCCGACAACCCCGAGATGCTGCTGCTGGCGGTGCTGGGGCTGACCCTGCTGGTCGCGGGGGTCGCCCAGCACCTCCAGGTGTCGGCCGCGGTGGGCGCGTTCCTGGTCGGCATCGCCCTGTCCGAAGAGGTCGCCGAGGGCGCGCACGGTCTGCTGTCCCCGCTGCGGGACCTGTTCGCGGCGGTGTTCTTCGTCTTCTTCGGGCTGCACACCGACCCGTCCGCCATCCCGCCGGTGCTGCTCCCGGCGCTCGCCCTGGCCGTCGTCACCATGCTGACGAAGATCGCCACCGGCTGGTGGGCCGCCCGCCGCGCGGGCATCCCGTCCAAGGGCCGCTGGCGGACCGGCGGCGCTCTGGTGGCGCGCGGCGAGTTCTCGATCGTCATCGCCGGTCTCGCCGTCGGCACGGAGCCCCGGATCGGCCCGCTGGCCACGGCGTACGTCCTGCTCCTGGTCGTCCTCGGCCCCCTCAGCGCCCGCTGGACCGAACCGCTGGCCACCCGCCTCACCCGCCGCCGCTCGCCGGACACACCGCAGACCACCCCGGCCGACCGGTCGGAACCGGCCCACGCGAGCGGCTGA
- a CDS encoding DEAD/DEAH box helicase produces MPIASTDHVVVPEDTEDTDATAVIADIADIADVIADVDAEADSDTDSTPEITFATLGLPEGIVRKLAQNGVTSPFPIQAATIPDALEGKDILGRGRTGSGKTLSFGLPTLATLAGGRTEKHKPRAVIMTPTRELAMQVADALQPYGDVLGLKMKVVCGGTSMGNQIYALERGVDVLVATPGRLRDIINRGACSLENVQIAVLDEADQMSDLGFLPEVTELLDQIPAGGQRMLFSATMENEIKTLVDRYLKDPVHHEVDAAQGAVTTMSHHILVVKPKDKAPVTAAIASRKGRTIIFVRTQLGADRVAEQLRDAGAKAEALHGGMTQGARTRTLADFKDGYVNVLVATDVAARGIHVDGIDLVLNVDPAGDHKDYLHRAGRTARAGRTGTVVSLSLPHQRRQIFRLMEDAGVDATRHIIQGGAAFDSEVAEITGARSMTEVQAESAGNAAQQAEREVTQLTKELERAQRRASELRGEADRLVARAARERGEDPEAAVAGAATGAATEASAQAEVSLPEQPTARDTERPERRDGFRRDDRGDRGGDRGGRSFERRDDRGGFNRDRDRGERPGFRRDDRGDRGGDRGGRSFERRDDRGGFNRDRDRGERPGFRRDDRGDRGDRGGDRGGRSFERRDDRGGFNRDRDRDRDRGERPGFRRDDRGDRGGDRGGRSFERRDDRGGFNRDRDRDRGERPGHRGSDRPFNRDRQGDRPGFRSGASHDRPYGRRDEHRGGSFGRREDKPRWKRNG; encoded by the coding sequence ATGCCCATCGCCAGTACTGATCACGTCGTCGTGCCCGAGGACACCGAGGACACCGACGCCACTGCTGTCATCGCCGACATCGCCGACATCGCCGACGTCATCGCCGACGTCGACGCCGAGGCCGACAGCGACACCGACAGCACCCCCGAGATCACCTTCGCCACCCTCGGTCTTCCCGAGGGCATCGTGCGCAAGCTCGCGCAGAACGGCGTGACCAGCCCCTTCCCGATCCAGGCGGCGACCATCCCGGACGCCCTGGAAGGCAAGGACATCCTCGGCCGTGGCCGCACCGGCTCCGGCAAGACCCTCTCCTTCGGTCTGCCGACTCTGGCCACGCTGGCCGGCGGCCGGACCGAGAAGCACAAGCCGCGCGCCGTCATCATGACGCCGACGCGTGAGCTCGCCATGCAGGTGGCTGACGCACTCCAGCCGTACGGGGACGTCCTCGGGCTGAAGATGAAGGTCGTCTGCGGCGGCACCTCCATGGGCAACCAGATCTACGCCCTCGAGCGCGGTGTGGACGTCCTGGTGGCCACCCCCGGCCGCCTGCGCGACATCATCAACCGCGGCGCGTGCTCCCTGGAGAACGTGCAGATCGCCGTCCTCGACGAGGCCGACCAGATGTCCGACCTGGGCTTCCTGCCCGAGGTCACCGAGCTGCTCGACCAGATCCCGGCGGGCGGTCAGCGGATGCTGTTCTCCGCGACCATGGAGAACGAGATCAAGACGCTCGTGGACCGGTACCTGAAGGACCCGGTCCACCACGAGGTCGACGCAGCCCAGGGCGCCGTCACGACGATGTCGCACCACATCCTGGTCGTGAAGCCCAAGGACAAGGCGCCGGTCACCGCAGCCATCGCCTCCCGTAAGGGCCGCACCATCATCTTCGTCCGCACCCAGCTGGGCGCGGACCGGGTCGCCGAGCAGCTGCGCGACGCGGGTGCCAAGGCCGAGGCTCTGCACGGCGGTATGACGCAGGGCGCGCGCACCCGGACGCTTGCCGACTTCAAGGACGGCTACGTCAACGTCCTCGTCGCCACGGACGTCGCCGCGCGCGGTATCCACGTCGACGGCATCGACCTGGTGCTGAACGTGGACCCGGCCGGCGACCACAAGGACTACCTGCACCGGGCCGGCCGTACGGCGCGGGCCGGTCGCACCGGCACCGTCGTGTCGCTGTCCCTGCCGCACCAGCGGCGCCAGATCTTCCGGTTGATGGAGGATGCGGGCGTGGACGCCACGCGTCACATCATCCAGGGCGGCGCGGCCTTCGACTCGGAGGTCGCCGAGATCACCGGCGCCCGGTCGATGACCGAGGTCCAGGCCGAGTCGGCGGGCAACGCGGCACAGCAGGCCGAGCGTGAGGTCACCCAGCTCACCAAGGAGCTGGAGCGGGCGCAGCGCCGGGCGTCCGAGCTGCGCGGCGAGGCGGACCGGCTGGTTGCCAGGGCCGCCCGCGAGCGCGGCGAGGACCCGGAGGCGGCGGTGGCCGGGGCGGCCACCGGGGCGGCCACCGAGGCGTCGGCCCAGGCCGAGGTCTCGCTGCCGGAGCAGCCGACCGCGCGCGACACCGAGCGCCCCGAGCGCCGGGACGGCTTCCGTCGCGACGACCGTGGCGACCGTGGTGGTGACCGTGGTGGCCGTTCGTTCGAGCGTCGTGACGACCGTGGTGGCTTCAACCGTGACCGTGACCGAGGCGAGCGTCCCGGCTTCCGTCGCGACGACCGTGGCGACCGTGGTGGTGACCGTGGTGGCCGTTCGTTCGAGCGTCGTGACGACCGTGGTGGCTTCAACCGTGACCGTGACCGAGGCGAGCGTCCCGGCTTCCGTCGCGACGACCGTGGCGACCGTGGCGACCGTGGTGGTGACCGTGGTGGCCGTTCGTTCGAGCGTCGTGACGACCGTGGTGGCTTCAACCGTGACCGTGACCGTGACCGTGACCGAGGCGAGCGTCCCGGCTTCCGTCGCGACGACCGTGGCGACCGTGGTGGTGACCGTGGTGGCCGTTCGTTCGAGCGTCGTGACGACCGTGGTGGCTTCAACCGCGACCGTGACCGTGACCGAGGCGAGCGTCCCGGCCACCGTGGCAGCGACCGCCCGTTCAACCGCGACCGTCAGGGCGACCGCCCCGGCTTCCGCTCCGGCGCCTCCCACGACCGCCCGTACGGCCGTCGTGACGAGCACCGCGGCGGCTCCTTCGGCCGCCGCGAGGACAAGCCGCGCTGGAAGCGCAACGGCTGA
- a CDS encoding DUF3040 domain-containing protein: MPQSDDKRLVDLTARIEQDDPRFARSMSSGRPTRPREYRRARAWWVLGAGLVLLTTGLIVPDGLLIATGLVLSGIGVQLFDPYPPQGGGPERQSAR; encoded by the coding sequence GTGCCCCAGTCCGACGACAAGCGCCTCGTCGATCTCACGGCCCGAATCGAGCAGGACGACCCGCGTTTCGCACGCTCCATGTCCAGCGGGCGGCCCACCCGGCCCCGCGAGTACCGACGCGCACGCGCCTGGTGGGTGCTGGGGGCCGGCCTCGTCCTGCTGACCACCGGTCTGATCGTGCCCGACGGGCTGCTCATCGCGACAGGTCTGGTGCTCAGCGGAATCGGCGTGCAGTTGTTCGACCCGTACCCGCCGCAGGGGGGCGGCCCGGAGCGGCAGTCGGCCCGCTGA